From Falco cherrug isolate bFalChe1 chromosome 4, bFalChe1.pri, whole genome shotgun sequence, one genomic window encodes:
- the XPC gene encoding DNA repair protein complementing XP-C cells isoform X1 — protein sequence MAPKRRAAPRPAPASKRRRGGLGAPRDEPAEEADDFEDKTPGVKNNDSKALASRKEDGCDTGVSNSANKPSKQKGAKSLIKEDKKYTRNKRNPKKEEMCSDLLKPTQKEMKLKRESPVKKEMGEDNTGDDDDESEDEWEDVEELQEPATAKLEEDPVLPAVVLPSNPVEIEIETPEQMKKRERREKRKAEFEMYLRRMMKRFSKEVREDTHKVHLLCLLANGFYRNRICSQPDLHAIGLSIIPTHFTKVPAGQVDLLYLSNLVKWFVGTFTVNDELSTGRGEPLQSTLERRFAIYAARDDEELVHIFLIILRALQLLCRLVLSFQPVPLKETRAKGKSSSKSQSVSGTSEGQESSATTPKAVAKKCPCKKAKHDEKSSESEKDNKEPKKLKTVQTKRIHKSKLTTGSQEQKESGNGESSLVEKDGPVRPKNNRRRRVASKVCYKEESGSDEGSGSDFEVSEEESDLSDEDFETVSKRWRSSLGSQKSKVTAIKSPKTETSESKLSKNSCGPEPRPAKSTAPALPPAQRKRNKIISSDEDDGQQEVRKVMGTDQWLEVFLEREDKWVCVDCVHGNVDQPQLCFTYATKPLFYIVGFDNDGSVRDVTQRYDPVWMTATRKNRVDPEWWEDTLQPYKSPYVERDKKEEKEFQVKLQDQPLPTAIGEYKNHPLYALKRHLLKYQAIYPESAAILGYCRGEAVYSRDCVHTLHSKDTWLKQARVVRIGEVPYKMVKGYSNQARKARLAEPANRDKEDLALFGRWQTEEYQPPVAVDGKVPRNEYGNVYLFLPSMLPVGCVQLRLPNLNRLARKLDIDCAQAITGFDFHGGYSHPVTDGYVVCEEYKEVLIAAWENEQAEIEKKEKEKREKRALGNWKLLTKGLLIRERLKQRYSIKTEPSAPETETGAAFSSDEEGGPSSETAVGNVAISWPQNRWLEKEKEEKTARKSKREKKGEAAQLFPFEKL from the exons ATGGCCCCCAAGCGCAGAGCGGCGCCCCGGCCCGCGCCTGCCAGCAAGAGGCGccgcggggggctgggggcgccgCGGGACGAGCCGGCGGAGGAGG CAGATGATTTTGAAGATAAAACGCCCGGTGTAAAGAATAATGACTCAAAAGCTTTGGCTAGCAGGAAGGAAGACGGTTGTGATACTGGAGTTTCCAACTCAGCAAATAagccttcaaaacaaaaaggggCAAAATCTCTaataaaagaagataaaaaatatactagaaataaaaggaatcctaaaaaagaagaaatgtgcaG TGATTTGCTGAAGCCCACTCAGAAGGAGATGAAGTTGAAGAGAGAATCCCCTGTTAAAAAAGAGATGGGTGAAGACAATactggtgatgatgatgatgaaagtGAAGATGAATGGGAGGATGTAGAGG AACTCCAGGAACCTGCCACAGCTAAGTTAGAAGAAGATCCTGTTCTTCCGGCAGTGGTGCTGCCAAGCAATCCTGTCGAGATAGAGATTGAAACTCCAgagcagatgaagaaaagagagaggag agaaaaaaggaaagctgagttTGAGATGTATCTTCGGAGAATGATGAAACGTTTCAGCAAGGAGGTTCGTGAGGACACACATAAG GTTCACCTCTTGTGTTTATTAGCAAATGGTTTCTATAGAAACAGGATCTGCAGCCAGCCAGATCTTCATGCTATTGGTCTATCCATCATCCCCACCCACTTCACAAAAGTGCCTGCAGGCCAAGTGGACCTTCTCTACCTTTCCAACTTGGTGAAATG GTTTGTTGGAACCTTCACTGTCAACGATGAGCTTTCCACTGGAAGAGGAGAGCCCCTTCAGTCAACTTTGGAGAGGCGCTTTGCCATCTATGCTGCACGGGATGATGAGGAGTTGGTTCAT atatttttaattattctgcGAGCGTTACAGCTTCTGTGTCGCCTTGTGCTGTCTTTTCAACCCGTTCCTCTCAAGGAAACAAGAGCAAAG GGAAAAAGCTCATCCAAGAGCCAGTCTGTCAGTGGTACCTCTGAGGGGCAGGAGAGCTCTGCCACAACACCCAAAGCTGTGGCAAAAAAATGCCCCTGCAAAAAAGCCAAGCATGATGAGAAGTCCTCAGAGAGCGAAAAAGACAACAAGGAGCCAAAGAAACTCAAAACTGTTCAGACCAAAAGGATACACAAATCGAAGTTGACTACAGGCAGCCAGGAACAGAAGGAATCTGGTAATGGGGAGAGCAGTTTAGTGGAAAAAGATGGGCCAGTGAGGCCCAAGAACAACCGCCGGAGACGAGTGGCCTCCAAAGTGTGTTACAAAGAAGAGAGTGGAAGTGATGAGGGCAGTGGTTCAGACTTTGAGGTTTCAGAGGAGGAGAGTGATCTCTCTGATGAGGATTTTGAAACTGTCTCTAAAAGGTGGAGGAGCTCACTGGGCTCCCAGAAGTCAAAGGTAACGGCtataaaaagccccaaaactgAGACTTCAGAATCAAAGCTGTCCAAAAATTCATGTGGACCTGAGCCTAGGCCGGCAAAAAGTACAGCTCCAGCCTTGCCTCCtgcacagagaaagagaaacaaaataatttctagtgATGAGGATGATGGACAGCAGGAGGTAAGGAAAGTGATGGGCACAGACCAGTGGCTGGAGGTTTTCCTTGAACGTGAGGACAAGTGGGTGTGTGTAGACTGTGTTCATGGCAACGTTGatcagccacagctgtgctTCACATATGCCACAAAGCCACTTTTCTACATTGTGGGATTTGACAATGATGGGAGTGTCAGGGATGTGACACAAAGATATGACCCGGTGTGGATGACTGCAACAAGGAAGAACCGTGTGGACCCTGAGTGGTGGGAAGACACGCTGCAGCCATACAAAAGCCCCTATGTGGAAAGagacaagaaggaagaaaaagag TTTCAAGTTAAGCTTCAAGATCAGCCTCTACCAACAGCGATTGGAGAGTACAAAAACCACCCTCTTTATGCACTGAAGAGGCACCTCTTGAAATACCAGGCGATCTATCCTGAGTCAGCTGCTATCCTAGGGTACTGCAGGGGAGAGGCTGTCTATTCCAG AGACTGCGTACACACGCTGCACTCCAAGGACACTTGGCTGAAGCAAGCTCGAGTGGTGAGGATTGGAGAAGTGCCTTACAAG ATGGTGAAAGGATATTCCAACCAGGCGAGGAAGGCACGCCTTGCAGAGCCTGCAAACAGGGACAAAGAGGACCTGGCGCTGTTTGGTCGCTGGCAGACTGAGGAGTATCAGCCACCTGTAGCAGTGGATGGAAAG GTTCCTCGGAATGAATATGGAAATGTCTATCTTTTCCTGCCATCCATGTTACCCGTTGGCTGTGTGCAGCTGAGACTCCCAAATCTGAACAGATTGGCGCGGAAGCTGGACATTGACTGTGCTCAAGCCATCACTGGATTTGATTTTCATGGCGGCTACTCGCACCCCGT TACCGATGGCTACGTTGTCTGTGAGGAGTATAAAGAGGTCCTTATTGCCGCCTGGGAGAATGAACAAGCAGAAAtagagaagaaggagaaggag AAGCGTGAGAAAAGAGCTCTGGGGAATTGGAAGCTGCTGACAAAAGGACTTCTCATCAGAGAGAGACTGAAGCAACGCTACTCCATCAAg ACTGAGCCGTCAGCACCCGAGACAGAGACAGGAGCAGCATTCTCTTCTGATGAAGAAGGAGGTCCAAGTTCAGAGACTGCAGTAGGGAACGTGGCCATTTCTTGGCCCCAGAATCGCTggttagagaaagaaaaagaagagaagacagCCAGAAAGAGCAAGcgagaaaagaaaggagaagcagcacagttGTTCCCTTTTGAGAAACTGTGA
- the XPC gene encoding DNA repair protein complementing XP-C cells isoform X2 gives MAPKRRAAPRPAPASKRRRGGLGAPRDEPAEEDDFEDKTPGVKNNDSKALASRKEDGCDTGVSNSANKPSKQKGAKSLIKEDKKYTRNKRNPKKEEMCSDLLKPTQKEMKLKRESPVKKEMGEDNTGDDDDESEDEWEDVEELQEPATAKLEEDPVLPAVVLPSNPVEIEIETPEQMKKRERREKRKAEFEMYLRRMMKRFSKEVREDTHKVHLLCLLANGFYRNRICSQPDLHAIGLSIIPTHFTKVPAGQVDLLYLSNLVKWFVGTFTVNDELSTGRGEPLQSTLERRFAIYAARDDEELVHIFLIILRALQLLCRLVLSFQPVPLKETRAKGKSSSKSQSVSGTSEGQESSATTPKAVAKKCPCKKAKHDEKSSESEKDNKEPKKLKTVQTKRIHKSKLTTGSQEQKESGNGESSLVEKDGPVRPKNNRRRRVASKVCYKEESGSDEGSGSDFEVSEEESDLSDEDFETVSKRWRSSLGSQKSKVTAIKSPKTETSESKLSKNSCGPEPRPAKSTAPALPPAQRKRNKIISSDEDDGQQEVRKVMGTDQWLEVFLEREDKWVCVDCVHGNVDQPQLCFTYATKPLFYIVGFDNDGSVRDVTQRYDPVWMTATRKNRVDPEWWEDTLQPYKSPYVERDKKEEKEFQVKLQDQPLPTAIGEYKNHPLYALKRHLLKYQAIYPESAAILGYCRGEAVYSRDCVHTLHSKDTWLKQARVVRIGEVPYKMVKGYSNQARKARLAEPANRDKEDLALFGRWQTEEYQPPVAVDGKVPRNEYGNVYLFLPSMLPVGCVQLRLPNLNRLARKLDIDCAQAITGFDFHGGYSHPVTDGYVVCEEYKEVLIAAWENEQAEIEKKEKEKREKRALGNWKLLTKGLLIRERLKQRYSIKTEPSAPETETGAAFSSDEEGGPSSETAVGNVAISWPQNRWLEKEKEEKTARKSKREKKGEAAQLFPFEKL, from the exons ATGGCCCCCAAGCGCAGAGCGGCGCCCCGGCCCGCGCCTGCCAGCAAGAGGCGccgcggggggctgggggcgccgCGGGACGAGCCGGCGGAGGAGG ATGATTTTGAAGATAAAACGCCCGGTGTAAAGAATAATGACTCAAAAGCTTTGGCTAGCAGGAAGGAAGACGGTTGTGATACTGGAGTTTCCAACTCAGCAAATAagccttcaaaacaaaaaggggCAAAATCTCTaataaaagaagataaaaaatatactagaaataaaaggaatcctaaaaaagaagaaatgtgcaG TGATTTGCTGAAGCCCACTCAGAAGGAGATGAAGTTGAAGAGAGAATCCCCTGTTAAAAAAGAGATGGGTGAAGACAATactggtgatgatgatgatgaaagtGAAGATGAATGGGAGGATGTAGAGG AACTCCAGGAACCTGCCACAGCTAAGTTAGAAGAAGATCCTGTTCTTCCGGCAGTGGTGCTGCCAAGCAATCCTGTCGAGATAGAGATTGAAACTCCAgagcagatgaagaaaagagagaggag agaaaaaaggaaagctgagttTGAGATGTATCTTCGGAGAATGATGAAACGTTTCAGCAAGGAGGTTCGTGAGGACACACATAAG GTTCACCTCTTGTGTTTATTAGCAAATGGTTTCTATAGAAACAGGATCTGCAGCCAGCCAGATCTTCATGCTATTGGTCTATCCATCATCCCCACCCACTTCACAAAAGTGCCTGCAGGCCAAGTGGACCTTCTCTACCTTTCCAACTTGGTGAAATG GTTTGTTGGAACCTTCACTGTCAACGATGAGCTTTCCACTGGAAGAGGAGAGCCCCTTCAGTCAACTTTGGAGAGGCGCTTTGCCATCTATGCTGCACGGGATGATGAGGAGTTGGTTCAT atatttttaattattctgcGAGCGTTACAGCTTCTGTGTCGCCTTGTGCTGTCTTTTCAACCCGTTCCTCTCAAGGAAACAAGAGCAAAG GGAAAAAGCTCATCCAAGAGCCAGTCTGTCAGTGGTACCTCTGAGGGGCAGGAGAGCTCTGCCACAACACCCAAAGCTGTGGCAAAAAAATGCCCCTGCAAAAAAGCCAAGCATGATGAGAAGTCCTCAGAGAGCGAAAAAGACAACAAGGAGCCAAAGAAACTCAAAACTGTTCAGACCAAAAGGATACACAAATCGAAGTTGACTACAGGCAGCCAGGAACAGAAGGAATCTGGTAATGGGGAGAGCAGTTTAGTGGAAAAAGATGGGCCAGTGAGGCCCAAGAACAACCGCCGGAGACGAGTGGCCTCCAAAGTGTGTTACAAAGAAGAGAGTGGAAGTGATGAGGGCAGTGGTTCAGACTTTGAGGTTTCAGAGGAGGAGAGTGATCTCTCTGATGAGGATTTTGAAACTGTCTCTAAAAGGTGGAGGAGCTCACTGGGCTCCCAGAAGTCAAAGGTAACGGCtataaaaagccccaaaactgAGACTTCAGAATCAAAGCTGTCCAAAAATTCATGTGGACCTGAGCCTAGGCCGGCAAAAAGTACAGCTCCAGCCTTGCCTCCtgcacagagaaagagaaacaaaataatttctagtgATGAGGATGATGGACAGCAGGAGGTAAGGAAAGTGATGGGCACAGACCAGTGGCTGGAGGTTTTCCTTGAACGTGAGGACAAGTGGGTGTGTGTAGACTGTGTTCATGGCAACGTTGatcagccacagctgtgctTCACATATGCCACAAAGCCACTTTTCTACATTGTGGGATTTGACAATGATGGGAGTGTCAGGGATGTGACACAAAGATATGACCCGGTGTGGATGACTGCAACAAGGAAGAACCGTGTGGACCCTGAGTGGTGGGAAGACACGCTGCAGCCATACAAAAGCCCCTATGTGGAAAGagacaagaaggaagaaaaagag TTTCAAGTTAAGCTTCAAGATCAGCCTCTACCAACAGCGATTGGAGAGTACAAAAACCACCCTCTTTATGCACTGAAGAGGCACCTCTTGAAATACCAGGCGATCTATCCTGAGTCAGCTGCTATCCTAGGGTACTGCAGGGGAGAGGCTGTCTATTCCAG AGACTGCGTACACACGCTGCACTCCAAGGACACTTGGCTGAAGCAAGCTCGAGTGGTGAGGATTGGAGAAGTGCCTTACAAG ATGGTGAAAGGATATTCCAACCAGGCGAGGAAGGCACGCCTTGCAGAGCCTGCAAACAGGGACAAAGAGGACCTGGCGCTGTTTGGTCGCTGGCAGACTGAGGAGTATCAGCCACCTGTAGCAGTGGATGGAAAG GTTCCTCGGAATGAATATGGAAATGTCTATCTTTTCCTGCCATCCATGTTACCCGTTGGCTGTGTGCAGCTGAGACTCCCAAATCTGAACAGATTGGCGCGGAAGCTGGACATTGACTGTGCTCAAGCCATCACTGGATTTGATTTTCATGGCGGCTACTCGCACCCCGT TACCGATGGCTACGTTGTCTGTGAGGAGTATAAAGAGGTCCTTATTGCCGCCTGGGAGAATGAACAAGCAGAAAtagagaagaaggagaaggag AAGCGTGAGAAAAGAGCTCTGGGGAATTGGAAGCTGCTGACAAAAGGACTTCTCATCAGAGAGAGACTGAAGCAACGCTACTCCATCAAg ACTGAGCCGTCAGCACCCGAGACAGAGACAGGAGCAGCATTCTCTTCTGATGAAGAAGGAGGTCCAAGTTCAGAGACTGCAGTAGGGAACGTGGCCATTTCTTGGCCCCAGAATCGCTggttagagaaagaaaaagaagagaagacagCCAGAAAGAGCAAGcgagaaaagaaaggagaagcagcacagttGTTCCCTTTTGAGAAACTGTGA
- the XPC gene encoding DNA repair protein complementing XP-C cells isoform X3 — translation MAPKRRAAPRPAPASKRRRGGLGAPRDEPAEEADDFEDKTPGVKNNDSKALASRKEDGCDTGVSNSANKPSKQKGAKSLIKEDKKYTRNKRNPKKEEMCSDLLKPTQKEMKLKRESPVKKEMGEDNTGDDDDESEDEWEDVEELQEPATAKLEEDPVLPAVVLPSNPVEIEIETPEQMKKRERREKRKAEFEMYLRRMMKRFSKEVREDTHKVHLLCLLANGFYRNRICSQPDLHAIGLSIIPTHFTKVPAGQVDLLYLSNLVKWFVGTFTVNDELSTGRGEPLQSTLERRFAIYAARDDEELVHIFLIILRALQLLCRLVLSFQPVPLKETRAKGKSSSKSQSVSGTSEGQESSATTPKAVAKKCPCKKAKHDEKSSESEKDNKEPKKLKTVQTKRIHKSKLTTGSQEQKESGNGESSLVEKDGPVRPKNNRRRRVASKVCYKEESGSDEGSGSDFEVSEEESDLSDEDFETVSKRWRSSLGSQKSKVTAIKSPKTETSESKLSKNSCGPEPRPAKSTAPALPPAQRKRNKIISSDEDDGQQEVRKVMGTDQWLEVFLEREDKWVCVDCVHGNVDQPQLCFTYATKPLFYIVGFDNDGSVRDVTQRYDPVWMTATRKNRVDPEWWEDTLQPYKSPYVERDKKEEKEFQVKLQDQPLPTAIGEYKNHPLYALKRHLLKYQAIYPESAAILGYCRGEAVYSRDCVHTLHSKDTWLKQARVVRIGEVPYKMVKGYSNQARKARLAEPANRDKEDLALFGRWQTEEYQPPVAVDGKVPRNEYGNVYLFLPSMLPVGCVQLRLPNLNRLARKLDIDCAQAITGFDFHGGYSHPVS, via the exons ATGGCCCCCAAGCGCAGAGCGGCGCCCCGGCCCGCGCCTGCCAGCAAGAGGCGccgcggggggctgggggcgccgCGGGACGAGCCGGCGGAGGAGG CAGATGATTTTGAAGATAAAACGCCCGGTGTAAAGAATAATGACTCAAAAGCTTTGGCTAGCAGGAAGGAAGACGGTTGTGATACTGGAGTTTCCAACTCAGCAAATAagccttcaaaacaaaaaggggCAAAATCTCTaataaaagaagataaaaaatatactagaaataaaaggaatcctaaaaaagaagaaatgtgcaG TGATTTGCTGAAGCCCACTCAGAAGGAGATGAAGTTGAAGAGAGAATCCCCTGTTAAAAAAGAGATGGGTGAAGACAATactggtgatgatgatgatgaaagtGAAGATGAATGGGAGGATGTAGAGG AACTCCAGGAACCTGCCACAGCTAAGTTAGAAGAAGATCCTGTTCTTCCGGCAGTGGTGCTGCCAAGCAATCCTGTCGAGATAGAGATTGAAACTCCAgagcagatgaagaaaagagagaggag agaaaaaaggaaagctgagttTGAGATGTATCTTCGGAGAATGATGAAACGTTTCAGCAAGGAGGTTCGTGAGGACACACATAAG GTTCACCTCTTGTGTTTATTAGCAAATGGTTTCTATAGAAACAGGATCTGCAGCCAGCCAGATCTTCATGCTATTGGTCTATCCATCATCCCCACCCACTTCACAAAAGTGCCTGCAGGCCAAGTGGACCTTCTCTACCTTTCCAACTTGGTGAAATG GTTTGTTGGAACCTTCACTGTCAACGATGAGCTTTCCACTGGAAGAGGAGAGCCCCTTCAGTCAACTTTGGAGAGGCGCTTTGCCATCTATGCTGCACGGGATGATGAGGAGTTGGTTCAT atatttttaattattctgcGAGCGTTACAGCTTCTGTGTCGCCTTGTGCTGTCTTTTCAACCCGTTCCTCTCAAGGAAACAAGAGCAAAG GGAAAAAGCTCATCCAAGAGCCAGTCTGTCAGTGGTACCTCTGAGGGGCAGGAGAGCTCTGCCACAACACCCAAAGCTGTGGCAAAAAAATGCCCCTGCAAAAAAGCCAAGCATGATGAGAAGTCCTCAGAGAGCGAAAAAGACAACAAGGAGCCAAAGAAACTCAAAACTGTTCAGACCAAAAGGATACACAAATCGAAGTTGACTACAGGCAGCCAGGAACAGAAGGAATCTGGTAATGGGGAGAGCAGTTTAGTGGAAAAAGATGGGCCAGTGAGGCCCAAGAACAACCGCCGGAGACGAGTGGCCTCCAAAGTGTGTTACAAAGAAGAGAGTGGAAGTGATGAGGGCAGTGGTTCAGACTTTGAGGTTTCAGAGGAGGAGAGTGATCTCTCTGATGAGGATTTTGAAACTGTCTCTAAAAGGTGGAGGAGCTCACTGGGCTCCCAGAAGTCAAAGGTAACGGCtataaaaagccccaaaactgAGACTTCAGAATCAAAGCTGTCCAAAAATTCATGTGGACCTGAGCCTAGGCCGGCAAAAAGTACAGCTCCAGCCTTGCCTCCtgcacagagaaagagaaacaaaataatttctagtgATGAGGATGATGGACAGCAGGAGGTAAGGAAAGTGATGGGCACAGACCAGTGGCTGGAGGTTTTCCTTGAACGTGAGGACAAGTGGGTGTGTGTAGACTGTGTTCATGGCAACGTTGatcagccacagctgtgctTCACATATGCCACAAAGCCACTTTTCTACATTGTGGGATTTGACAATGATGGGAGTGTCAGGGATGTGACACAAAGATATGACCCGGTGTGGATGACTGCAACAAGGAAGAACCGTGTGGACCCTGAGTGGTGGGAAGACACGCTGCAGCCATACAAAAGCCCCTATGTGGAAAGagacaagaaggaagaaaaagag TTTCAAGTTAAGCTTCAAGATCAGCCTCTACCAACAGCGATTGGAGAGTACAAAAACCACCCTCTTTATGCACTGAAGAGGCACCTCTTGAAATACCAGGCGATCTATCCTGAGTCAGCTGCTATCCTAGGGTACTGCAGGGGAGAGGCTGTCTATTCCAG AGACTGCGTACACACGCTGCACTCCAAGGACACTTGGCTGAAGCAAGCTCGAGTGGTGAGGATTGGAGAAGTGCCTTACAAG ATGGTGAAAGGATATTCCAACCAGGCGAGGAAGGCACGCCTTGCAGAGCCTGCAAACAGGGACAAAGAGGACCTGGCGCTGTTTGGTCGCTGGCAGACTGAGGAGTATCAGCCACCTGTAGCAGTGGATGGAAAG GTTCCTCGGAATGAATATGGAAATGTCTATCTTTTCCTGCCATCCATGTTACCCGTTGGCTGTGTGCAGCTGAGACTCCCAAATCTGAACAGATTGGCGCGGAAGCTGGACATTGACTGTGCTCAAGCCATCACTGGATTTGATTTTCATGGCGGCTACTCGCACCCCGT tagCTGA
- the LSM3 gene encoding U6 snRNA-associated Sm-like protein LSm3, which translates to MADEVDQQQTTNTVEEPLDLIRLSLDERIYVKMRNDRELRGRLHAYDQHLNMILGDVEETVTTIEIDEETYEEIYKSTKRNIPMLFVRGDGVVLVAPPLRVG; encoded by the exons ATGGCGGATGAGGTGGACCAG caacaaacaacaaatactGTAGAGGAGCCACTTGATCTCATCAGACTCAGTCTAGATGAGCGTATCTATGTCAAAATGAGGAATGACAGAGAGCTCAGAGGCAGACTACAT GCATATGATCAGCACTTAAATATGATTTTGGGTGACGTGGAAGAAACTGTAACTACAATAGAGATTGATGAAGAAACCTATGAAGAGATTTATAAA TCTACCAAGAGGAATATTCCGATGCTCTTTGTCAGAGGTGATGGTGTTGTGCTTGTAGCTCCACCATTGAGGGTTGGTTGA